Sequence from the Herbaspirillum sp. meg3 genome:
GAAGACGGTGAAAAAGGCATCCACGCCAACCTTGCCACGCTCCAGCAAATGTTGTCGAGCGACATGGGACGCAAGTCTTTCGGCGAGATATCCGCACTGCGCGAGACGTATGAAAAAGGCCAGAAGGAATTCCTCAAGCTGGCCTCCACCGGCGCCACCATGGATGCGTCGCAGTTGCTGCTGACATCCTTGCGCACGGATCAGCAAAATTATATCAACCGCGTCAAAGGCTTCATCAAGGGCGGTTCCATCGTGATGGCCAAGAGCAGCGTCGAGGCCAGCGATCTCTATCACAGCAAGACCGTCATCATGCTGAGCATGGCCGCCGTCGCCGTATTGCTGGCCTGCGGTTTTGCGTACTGGATCACGCGTTCGATCACGCGTCCCGTCAATCACGCGGTGCAGGTGGCGCAGAGTGTCGCCGCAGGCGATCTCAGCAGCCACGTCGAAGTGACTTCGCAGGACGAGATCGGCCAGTTGCTGATAGCGTTGAAAGAGATGAACGGCAGCCTTACCAACATCGTGTCGGAAGTACGCACCGGTGCCGACACCATCGCCACCGCATCGAGTGAAATCGCCACGGGTAATCTCGATCTGTCCAGCCGCACCGAACAGCAGGCCGGTTCGCTGGAGGAGACGGCCGCGACGATGGAACAGCTGACTTCCACCGTCAGGCAGAATGCCGAGAACGCGCGCCAGGCCAATCAACTGGCGGCGACCGCCTCCGACGTTGCTACGCACAGCGGCTCGGTGGTGGCGCAAGTGGTGACAACCATGGGCTCCATCAGCGAATCGTCGCGCAAGATCGTCGACATCATCAGCGTGATTGACGGCATCGCTTTTCAGACCAATATTCTCGCGCTCAATGCCGCAGTGGAAGCGGCCCGTGCAGGTGAGCAGGGTCGCGGTTTCGCCGTCGTCGCCAGCGAAGTACGCAGTCTGGCGCAGCGTTCGGCTGGCGCGGCGAAAGAGATCAAGGCGCTGATTGACGACTCCGTGGAAAAGGTCGACCTGGGCAGCAAGCTGGTCGAACAGGCCGGCAGCACCATGGACGAGGTCGTCGCCAGCGTCAAACGCGTGAGCGACATCGTCGGCGAAATCAGCTTCGCCAGCCAGGAGCAAAGCTCAGGCATCGAGCAGGTCAATCAAGCTATCACGCACATGGATGAGGTGACCCAGCAAAACGCTGCACTGGTCGAGCAAGCGGCTGCCGCTGCACAATCCTTGCAGGATCAGTCGGCCAATCTGGCGCAGGTGGTGGGGGTGTTCCGTTTGAATTCTCACGATGCGCCGCGCTTGGCGAAACCGCTGACGTCGGCGGTTGCTTCTGCTCCACGCATCGCGCCGACGGAGGTGCGCAAGCTGGCGCGAGCGCCCGCATCTGCACCTGTGAGGACGCCTGCATTGGCGAACACTTCCGGCGTACCGGCCGGCGACGGTGACTGGGAAACGTTCTAAGGCTTAAGCAAAGCGCTCAGGTAAAACGCTTAAGTAAAACGATTCTGCGGACGCGCCAGCCCCAGATGCTGGCGCAGCGTATCGCCTTCATACTCCCGGCGGAACAGGCCGCGTTCCTGCAAAATCGGCACGACCTGTTCGACGAAATCGGTCAGTGATTCGGGCAGGTAGGCCGGCATCAGGTTGAAGCCGTCACAGGCGCCGCTGCCGAACCATTCGGCGAAGTTGTCGGCGATCTGCTCGGCGGTGCCGGCTACTACACGATGCGAGCGGCTGCCGCCGAAGCGTTTGCCGAGCTGGCGCAAGCTCAGGTTGTCGCGCTTCGACATTTCCTGCACCAGCTTGTAGCGGCTTTGATTGCCGCGAATCTCTTTCAGCTCAGGCAGCGGTTCGTCCAGCGAATACACTGACAGGTCGTGGTTCATGCTGTCGGACAGCAACGCCAGTCCGCCCAGCGGGTGCACCAGATCTTCCAGATGGCGCAGTTTTTCTTCGGCTTCGGCCTGCGTGGCGCCGATGATCGGCATGACGCCAGGCAGGATCTTGATGCTGTCTGGCGTGCGGCCGTATTTGAGGACGCGGGCATGGATGTCGTTGCGGAATTCACGCGCTGCCGCGATCTGCGGCTGCGATGAAAAAATCACCTCTGCCGTCTGCGCGGCAAAGTCTCGTCCCGTATCCGACGAACCCGCCTGAATCAATACCGGATGTCCTTGCGGCGGACGTGTCACGTTGAGCGGACCACGTACGCCGAACCAATCGCCCTTGTGATGCAGGTAGTGCACCTTGGAGGGATCGGCGTAGATGCCATTCTCCTTGTCGAGCACCAGCGCATCGTCTTCCCAGCTATCCCACAACTTGGTCACGACATCGAGGAATTCGTGCGCGCGCCCGTAGCGGGTTTCGTGTTCCAGATGTTCCTGCTTGCTGAAGTTGAGCGCTTCGCCGTCGTTGGTCGAGGTGACGATATTCCACGCGATGCGCCCGCCGGTGAGGTGATCCAGCGTGGCGAAAGCGCGCGCAAGGAAAAACGGTTCGTTGTAGGTCGTGGAGGCGGTGGCGGCCAGACCGATTTTTTCCGTAATCGCACCGAGGGCGCCGAGCAGCGAAATCGGTTCAGGGCGTGCTTGTGCGAGGTAGCGCACGGTCGTGTCGAAGCGATTATCGAAGCGGTCGGAAATCGCCAGCCGGTCGGCAAAGAAAATCAGATCGAACTTGCCCGCCTCTGCCGTCTGGGCCAGCTTCTTGTAATAGGCGAAGTTCATGGTATTGGCCGGATCGACGCCGGGAAAGCGCCAGCCGGCCGCATGGTGGCCGACCGACATGAGGAAGGCGCCGAGGTGCATCTGCTTGGATGGTGAGGTAGACATGAAGATGTATCCAGCGAATTATTTGACGGAGACCGAGGCATCCTTGATCTGCACGGCCTTGGGAATCAGCTTGTAGCGGAAGAAGGTGTTGGCGACTTCCTGCTGCGCGTCGACGATGTTGGGCGGCAGCGGGTAGGCGACGCCCCAGGCCTGGCGTGTCAGGGCAAGTTGCCAGATTTTCAGCGGTACGCGCGTGTCCTTTTCGAGGAAGCGCGCGGTCTCGTCGGCGTGCTCTTTGGCGTATTGCTCGGTATCGTTGAGTTTGTCGAGCGTGATGCGCAGGATAGCCGGATAGGTTGCGGCGAACTTGGCGGGTGCGACGTAGAAGCTGTATTGCGGCGTCAGTTTTGACGCGGTCACCAGGGGGCGGGCGCCGATGTTCTGTTCGACGTCGGCCAGACGCGGATCGGGCACCACCCAGGCGGCGACGTCGCCGCGTTCAAAGGCCGAGCGCGCTTCGCTGTATTGCAGATAGGCGAAGACGATGTCATCCGGTTTCATGCCGTCCTGTTCCAGCGCTTTGAGCAACAGGTATTGTCCGGCTGATCCTTTGGCGACGGCGATCTTTTTGCCTTGCAGGTCTTTCATGCGGCGCGCGGTCGATTCTTTCGGCACCACGACCGCGTAGTTGTCTTTATAGGCAGCGGCGTAACCGATATAACGGATCTCGGGTGCACCGCCGGCCTGCGCGAAGACGGGCGGTGTCGATCCGACGAAGCCGAGATCGATGTCACCGGCGTTGAGCGCTTCCACCATCGGCGGGCCGAAGGGAAACTCGAACCATTTGACCGTGACGCCGTTGGGCGCAAGGGCTTTCTCCAGTTCTCCGCTGGCTTTGAGGATGACCAGGCTGTTGCCTTTCTGATAGCCGATGCGGAATTCCTTGGGGTAGGAAGAGGCGGATAAGGCAGGTGCAGCTGCGTGAGCGAGGTCGGCGGGCAGGTTGAGCGTGAACGCAAACAGCGCACCGAGGACGAGCTTGAAAATGGGGGCGGACATGGAGTTCCAGCAGTGAGTGAAGGACGGTCGCTGACGATAGCATCGGCACGGCGCGAAATTAACGACTCTTTCCGCATGTCGATATGCGGTGATCTTCTGTGGTGGATGAGCAGCCATCATTGCTGCAGGCTGGATGAACCGGCTTGTTTAAGACTTTTCTCATATCTTGGGTAAGGTCGAAGCGGCACAATCTGACGCTTGGTAAGGATGCACGCCGGTATCCGTCGCCCGGATAAGGCAGCTGACGCAGAGAGGAAGAAGGCTAACGATGAAATCCATGAAATCACACGCAAAAATAATGAGGGGCCTGTGCAGATTTCTGCTGTTGGGCGCCATGTCGGGTAGCGTCCTGGCGGGAACATGTTCTTACGCGGATGGCACAAGTATGGCCACCTATTCTTTTCAGGGGCCGGGAAGTCCGGTGGTGTTGACCGGCTCGGAAGCGCCGGGAACGGTTCTGTGGAGTTCAGATCGGATCTTCGGAAGTAACGCGGCATCGGCAAATTGTCCCGGCGGTGCCGGATCGGCGGGATTGATTGACAACTTTGGACATCAGACCACGTCCCGGGTCGGATCCTATAACGTGTATCCAACCGATGTGGCCGGTATTGGATATGCGATAGCGGTAAGTTATTTTCCTTTTGGCCTCCAAGGTTATCCGAGTAATCAGGACGGCCCCACTCCCTCCAATGGAGGAAATGGTACTTATAGCCAGCTGCTGTTCATCAAAACCTCCGAAGCCTACTTTTCAGGCACCCGCGCTGAGAGCAACATGTATGGAAATATTGCTACTTGGTACGTGGGCACCAATAGACTGAAGTTGCAATACTTCCAACTCGGGGGGGCGGCGATATTCACCAAGTCAGGTGGCGGTGGAGGAGGAGGTGGTGGCGGTGGAGGAGGTGGTGGCGGTGGAGGAGGTGGAGGAGGTGGAGGAGGTGGAGGAGGTGGAGGAGGTGGAGGAGGTGGCCGGACTTGTTCCATCAGCAGTTCGACCGTCAACCTGGGTTCCACTCCCGTCAGCGCCTTTGCTCGCGTCGGTGCCAGAGGAAAAAACGTGCCCGTCTATGTCAACTTTGCCTGCTCGGCTCAGTTTTCAGACGGGAAAATATCGTTTTCTTCCGCGACGGGCACGGTCAGCGGCATGGATGGCGTCGCCACCTTGTCCAGCGCCAGCGGTGCAGCGCAAGGCATAGGCGTGGTGTTGATCGACGATGATCAACGCACGGCAATCAAATTCGGAACGAAATATGATTTCTTTAGCGGCGTTGCGATCACCAGTTTAAATTTTTATGCGGCCCCAATCCGGATTGCCGACAAGGTCCAGGCGGGCTATATTCAAAGCCGGATGATCGCGACAATAACTTACAAGTGATTGCCAGCGGTGAACGCAACATGGGGCCGTACGATGGATGCACAGGCACGCGTTGCGTTGAAGGTCAGGCAAGGCGCGGCTCCCCTGGGATCTTGTTTGGCTGATGGCACGCAGTGTTTCAAGGCATAATGTCGGCAATATCATTCGCACTGCGCCGTCGCGCACAATTCCACAATGGCAACAGACCAACAACGAAAAAACGTGCATGACGAGCTGGTTTCGGCTCGCATCCGTGCGCGCATCAAAGCTGCCGGCGTACGTTTTCACGCCAACGACAATATTGCTGAATTCATTCAGGACGGCGAGCTGGAAGCGCTGCAGGCTGAGGTGCAGGCCAAGCTGGCCGGCGTGCTCGAGAGCCTGGTGATCGACGTCGAGAGCGATCACAACACCCAGGATACAGCCAAGCGCGTGGCCAAGATGTATTTGCAGGAAGTCTTCCGCG
This genomic interval carries:
- a CDS encoding methyl-accepting chemotaxis protein: MTKLKLGTRLGLAFGLVVLLLIGITGLGIQSLGALHDGTQLIVKNRYPQVVVANDIVLQISDNAIAMRNILLIDDHDTLLKEIQRIEDGEKGIHANLATLQQMLSSDMGRKSFGEISALRETYEKGQKEFLKLASTGATMDASQLLLTSLRTDQQNYINRVKGFIKGGSIVMAKSSVEASDLYHSKTVIMLSMAAVAVLLACGFAYWITRSITRPVNHAVQVAQSVAAGDLSSHVEVTSQDEIGQLLIALKEMNGSLTNIVSEVRTGADTIATASSEIATGNLDLSSRTEQQAGSLEETAATMEQLTSTVRQNAENARQANQLAATASDVATHSGSVVAQVVTTMGSISESSRKIVDIISVIDGIAFQTNILALNAAVEAARAGEQGRGFAVVASEVRSLAQRSAGAAKEIKALIDDSVEKVDLGSKLVEQAGSTMDEVVASVKRVSDIVGEISFASQEQSSGIEQVNQAITHMDEVTQQNAALVEQAAAAAQSLQDQSANLAQVVGVFRLNSHDAPRLAKPLTSAVASAPRIAPTEVRKLARAPASAPVRTPALANTSGVPAGDGDWETF
- a CDS encoding LLM class flavin-dependent oxidoreductase is translated as MSTSPSKQMHLGAFLMSVGHHAAGWRFPGVDPANTMNFAYYKKLAQTAEAGKFDLIFFADRLAISDRFDNRFDTTVRYLAQARPEPISLLGALGAITEKIGLAATASTTYNEPFFLARAFATLDHLTGGRIAWNIVTSTNDGEALNFSKQEHLEHETRYGRAHEFLDVVTKLWDSWEDDALVLDKENGIYADPSKVHYLHHKGDWFGVRGPLNVTRPPQGHPVLIQAGSSDTGRDFAAQTAEVIFSSQPQIAAAREFRNDIHARVLKYGRTPDSIKILPGVMPIIGATQAEAEEKLRHLEDLVHPLGGLALLSDSMNHDLSVYSLDEPLPELKEIRGNQSRYKLVQEMSKRDNLSLRQLGKRFGGSRSHRVVAGTAEQIADNFAEWFGSGACDGFNLMPAYLPESLTDFVEQVVPILQERGLFRREYEGDTLRQHLGLARPQNRFT
- a CDS encoding aliphatic sulfonate ABC transporter substrate-binding protein; translated protein: MSAPIFKLVLGALFAFTLNLPADLAHAAAPALSASSYPKEFRIGYQKGNSLVILKASGELEKALAPNGVTVKWFEFPFGPPMVEALNAGDIDLGFVGSTPPVFAQAGGAPEIRYIGYAAAYKDNYAVVVPKESTARRMKDLQGKKIAVAKGSAGQYLLLKALEQDGMKPDDIVFAYLQYSEARSAFERGDVAAWVVPDPRLADVEQNIGARPLVTASKLTPQYSFYVAPAKFAATYPAILRITLDKLNDTEQYAKEHADETARFLEKDTRVPLKIWQLALTRQAWGVAYPLPPNIVDAQQEVANTFFRYKLIPKAVQIKDASVSVK
- a CDS encoding fimbrial protein: MATYSFQGPGSPVVLTGSEAPGTVLWSSDRIFGSNAASANCPGGAGSAGLIDNFGHQTTSRVGSYNVYPTDVAGIGYAIAVSYFPFGLQGYPSNQDGPTPSNGGNGTYSQLLFIKTSEAYFSGTRAESNMYGNIATWYVGTNRLKLQYFQLGGAAIFTKSGGGGGGGGGGGGGGGGGGGGGGGGGGGGGGGGGGGRTCSISSSTVNLGSTPVSAFARVGARGKNVPVYVNFACSAQFSDGKISFSSATGTVSGMDGVATLSSASGAAQGIGVVLIDDDQRTAIKFGTKYDFFSGVAITSLNFYAAPIRIADKVQAGYIQSRMIATITYK